In Schlegelella aquatica, one DNA window encodes the following:
- a CDS encoding Hsp20/alpha crystallin family protein, whose product MSDTKSLPHDASDDRALTPRVDVVEDDGAITLLADLPGVPKDQLDLKVEGDMLQIEGRIAPVMPEGLEPVYAEVRLPRYRRAYTLSRELDTSRIDASLKDGVLTLRIPKQAHAQPRRITVQVG is encoded by the coding sequence ATGAGCGACACCAAGAGCCTGCCGCACGACGCCTCGGACGACCGCGCGCTGACGCCGCGGGTGGACGTGGTGGAAGACGATGGCGCCATCACGCTGCTGGCCGATCTGCCGGGTGTGCCCAAGGACCAGCTCGACCTGAAGGTCGAGGGCGACATGTTGCAGATCGAGGGCCGCATCGCCCCGGTCATGCCCGAAGGGCTGGAACCGGTGTATGCCGAGGTGCGCCTGCCGCGCTACCGCCGCGCCTACACGCTCAGCCGCGAGCTCGACACCTCGCGCATCGATGCGAGCCTGAAGGACGGCGTGCTGACCCTGCGCATTCCGAAGCAGGCCCACGCGCAGCCGCGGCGCATCACGGTGCAGGTGGGATGA